A region of Aquarana catesbeiana isolate 2022-GZ linkage group LG08, ASM4218655v1, whole genome shotgun sequence DNA encodes the following proteins:
- the LOC141105448 gene encoding uncharacterized protein, whose protein sequence is MTPSMRMEEDRSHMTEKILKLTLEIIYLLTGERFPLVKSGDHMTITVPPCDSLKPERHNMEKILEVTKKMMELLTGEVRRILGILGHYPSGNSEDCIVKEECKEEDDEHAVMEERSEGHRDFYKDVMMKPPTNRNPPERWRATKKPSKDRLTLSPGCKMEDEDITGDCGGEKTMRSTMDGGLHSVDRPWNPSDSEQPPTVRDGAGFRAEQKCFCSKCGERFSSEISLSVHQRSHTGEKPYSCSECGKCFSDKASLFRHQRAHVGEKPYSCPVCAKCYAWKSDLVLHQRFHTGEKLYSCSECGKCFSRKFNLTEHQRSHTGEKPYSCPECGKSFSRKSNLIEHQICHTQEKLFSCPDCGKCYPRKFALLRHQKSHTGEKPYFCTKCGKSFLEKVHLHAHLRSHRSEKPYSCPECGKSYSQKSRLSKHQRTHTTLEVY, encoded by the exons agatttcctcttgtgaagtcaggtgatcatatgaccatcacagtgcctccatgtgactccctaaaacctgagagacacaacatggagaagattctagaagtcaccaagaagatgatggagctgctgacaggagaggtgaggaggattctgggaattctgggacattatcca AGTGGAAACTCCGAGGATTGTATTGTTAAAGAAGAGtgtaaagaggaggatgatgagcaTGCTGTGATGGAAGAACGTTCTGAAGGACACAGGGATTTCTACAAAGATGTTATGATGAAACCACCTActaacagaaacccaccagagagat GGCGTGCGACTaagaaaccctcaaaggatcgtctcactttatctccaggttgtaaaatggaagatgaggacatcacaggagattgtggaggagaaaagacaatgaggtccactatggatggtggacttcacagtgtggatagaccatggaatccctctgactctgagcaacctcctactgtgagggatggtgccggattTAGGGCAGAGCAGAAATGTTTCTGTTCTAAATGTGGGGAACGCTTTAGCTCTGAAATAAGTCTTtctgtacatcagagatctcacacgggggagaagccgtattcctgttctgagtgcgggaaatgtttttcagataaggcCAGTCTTTTCAGACATCAGAGAGCACACGTGggtgaaaagccgtattcctgccccgtGTGCGCAAAATGCTACGCATGGAAATCAGACCTTGTATTACATCAAAGAttccacacgggggagaagctgtattcctgctctgagtgcggcaaatgtttttcacggaagttcaACCTTACtgaacatcagaggtctcacacgggcgagaagccgtattcctgtcccgagtgcggaAAAAGTTTTTCGAGGAAATCCAATCTTATTGAACATCAGATATGCCACACACAGGAAAAGCTGTTTTCCTGCCCTGATTGCGGGAAATGTTATCCACGGAAATTTGCGCTTCTCAGACATCAaaaatctcacacaggagagaagccttaTTTTTGTAcgaagtgcgggaaaagttttttaGAGAAGGTCCATCTTCATGCACATCTGAGGTCCCACAGgagtgagaagccgtattcctgccctgagtgtgggaaaagttATTCACAGAAGTCTcgtctttccaaacatcagagaacccacacaacccttgaggtgtattag